One Pseudomonas abieticivorans genomic region harbors:
- a CDS encoding acyltransferase family protein: MPFNANINALRALAVMAVVLFHFNPALFHGGFIGVDVFFVISGYLMTGIVFSGLENRSFSLLRFYMARARRIIPALMGLCIALMVLGFLYLPIDDYRAILRAIKSSLLFTSNFELAKSGGYFDAPPQENWLLHTWSLSVEWQFYLLYPIAMMAGARWLGLRKLKMAVVALTVASLLASIAMTQWRETLAFYMLPSRAWELLMGGMAFLFPLRRTHAAHRLLVPVGLVGIVGSALLLSSEAPWPGYLALLPVLSTLIVVYGDRDSLLGKLGILQWAGRISYSVYLWHWPLVVVLYLLGLLNSWQYMLGGIALSFALGHVSWRYIERHEKPAGSPRKTLGVFAGATVAVVVLASVTASLLKDHPGARFFYTEPVAPLEASERYPQTCTKQPFDSEECTLGKGAPTVILMGDSHAHATASAVQRVNPGSTLLWWHGGCPLLLDFDMHNKTQASTCRDFNRDKLERLKQSYPGLPLVLFSRASLYADTVKPSKYTVSFEPGKKTSPALFAKRYIDEYTNTVCALASNRPVYLVRPIPEMPFNVYKGLNLRAQFASQVSDVYTPQRQYAKRNEVANQAIDQAVARCGAKAIDPTAYLCQNGKCMGSLGGVALYHDDNHLVDAGDEQLKDLFVPVFKNQSN, from the coding sequence ATGCCCTTCAATGCCAATATCAATGCCCTGCGCGCGCTTGCCGTCATGGCCGTCGTACTGTTCCACTTCAACCCCGCGCTGTTCCATGGCGGCTTTATCGGCGTGGACGTGTTCTTCGTCATCTCCGGCTACCTGATGACCGGCATTGTGTTTTCCGGCCTGGAAAACCGTTCGTTTTCGCTGCTGCGCTTTTACATGGCCCGCGCACGCCGGATCATCCCGGCGCTGATGGGGCTGTGCATTGCCTTGATGGTGCTGGGCTTCCTGTACCTGCCGATCGACGACTATCGGGCGATACTGCGGGCAATCAAGAGCAGCCTGCTGTTTACCTCCAACTTCGAGCTGGCGAAAAGCGGCGGCTATTTCGACGCGCCGCCCCAAGAGAACTGGCTACTGCACACCTGGAGCTTGTCGGTGGAGTGGCAGTTCTACCTGCTGTACCCGATTGCCATGATGGCGGGCGCCCGTTGGCTGGGGTTGCGCAAGCTCAAGATGGCCGTGGTGGCCTTGACGGTCGCTTCGCTGCTTGCCTCGATTGCCATGACTCAATGGCGCGAAACCCTGGCGTTCTACATGTTGCCCAGCCGCGCCTGGGAACTGCTGATGGGGGGCATGGCCTTTCTGTTCCCCCTGCGCCGCACCCATGCCGCTCATCGCCTGCTGGTGCCGGTGGGGCTGGTCGGTATCGTAGGGAGCGCCCTGCTGCTGAGCAGCGAAGCTCCGTGGCCCGGTTACCTGGCGCTGCTCCCCGTGCTGTCGACCCTGATCGTGGTGTACGGCGACCGTGATTCGCTGCTGGGCAAGCTGGGCATATTGCAGTGGGCCGGGCGTATTTCCTACTCGGTTTACCTGTGGCACTGGCCGCTGGTGGTCGTGCTGTACTTGCTGGGGCTGCTGAACAGCTGGCAGTACATGCTCGGCGGCATTGCCCTGTCGTTCGCCCTCGGGCATGTGTCCTGGCGCTATATCGAGCGGCACGAAAAACCTGCCGGCTCGCCGCGCAAAACCCTTGGCGTGTTTGCCGGCGCAACCGTAGCTGTTGTGGTTCTCGCTTCCGTCACCGCGTCCTTGCTCAAGGATCACCCGGGCGCGCGGTTCTTTTACACCGAGCCGGTAGCGCCGCTTGAAGCCAGCGAGCGATACCCTCAAACCTGCACCAAGCAACCGTTCGACTCCGAGGAGTGCACCCTGGGCAAAGGCGCGCCCACGGTGATCCTGATGGGGGATAGCCATGCCCACGCCACGGCATCGGCGGTGCAACGGGTCAACCCGGGCTCCACCCTGCTGTGGTGGCATGGCGGCTGCCCGCTGCTGCTCGATTTCGACATGCACAACAAAACCCAGGCCAGCACCTGCCGCGACTTCAACCGCGACAAGCTTGAGCGCCTCAAGCAAAGCTATCCCGGCCTGCCGTTGGTACTGTTCAGCCGTGCCTCGCTGTATGCCGACACGGTAAAGCCGAGCAAATACACGGTCAGCTTCGAGCCAGGCAAAAAGACCAGCCCGGCGCTGTTCGCCAAACGCTACATCGATGAGTACACCAACACGGTCTGTGCCCTGGCCAGCAACCGACCGGTGTACTTGGTGCGGCCAATCCCGGAAATGCCGTTCAACGTCTACAAGGGCCTGAACCTGCGCGCGCAGTTCGCAAGCCAGGTCAGCGACGTGTACACGCCGCAACGCCAATATGCCAAACGCAACGAGGTGGCCAACCAGGCCATCGACCAAGCCGTTGCCCGCTGCGGCGCCAAGGCCATCGACCCCACGGCCTACCTGTGCCAGAACGGCAAATGCATGGGCTCGCTGGGCGGGGTGGCGCTCTACCATGATGACAACCACCTGGTGGATGCAGGGGATGAGCAGTTGAAGGACTTGTTTGTGCCGGTGTTCAAAAACCAGAGCAATTAA